TCggcaaaattttattatttaatacacaaagcatatatgtacgaattatataaattaattaacatGTATAGgacaaatataaaacataataatgttgtattttttaaaattcatatatatatcgaaaaaggaataaaaatataagagtagataaaaaaaattgcgaATACAATGAAactaataatacaaatataactTTGGGAAAATAACTAAAACTATTATAAATAGATGATTTtcctatataaataataaaaaaaaatattaaaagtgtCTAATTCAAAATTTCACGTTTTGTTATGTAATTTATGCAAAGttaatttgtataaataaacacaaaaaatataaattatatatatttgattccggttgatataaaaatatcattaaatgaatatttttagataaaaattgaaaagaataaattcaCCTGCATATACATAACAAGAATTTCTATATACTATTAAATACctaaaatgttatttatattaaaataaatgaattcaatataaatttttacaagtaacattatttaatatagtcCTAAGAAAAACTTAAATTCCTTATCCTCATTTGTATTGTTATCATTAAAATTGTCAGTATATTTAGATaagcaaatataaattaaagtaaaaaaaaataatggaaagaatatgaatatagatatatataatggaatTATGATAGGTTAAAAACAATTACATTTGTTgttaaaaatggaataaaagctttgtacatttttttaattatttggTTTGTTATaccttttaaattattgtacATTTTAAATTCCATATCTAATACGTTATGTACTtctttttcgtatttttcatctatattctttaatattttagttATAAACGATGAacgtttttcttttaacatatatttgttcGTTTGATTAGATGTTTTTGATTctcttaataatttttcaaaataatcaTGGACTTCTGAATTTAGGGAATTTTTGAAGTtatctttaaattttaaagtattagatggtttttgaattttcatattttgcttttttttttttaaattgttccttcatatcattattttga
The window above is part of the Plasmodium malariae genome assembly, chromosome: 10 genome. Proteins encoded here:
- the PmUG01_10052100 gene encoding uncharacterized protein; the protein is MKIQKPSNTLKFKDNFKNSLNSEVHDYFEKLLRESKTSNQTNKYMLKEKRSSFITKILKNIDEKYEKEVHNVLDMEFKMYNNLKGITNQIIKKMYKAFIPFLTTNVIVFNLS